In Myxocyprinus asiaticus isolate MX2 ecotype Aquarium Trade chromosome 8, UBuf_Myxa_2, whole genome shotgun sequence, a single genomic region encodes these proteins:
- the LOC127444513 gene encoding uncharacterized protein LOC127444513 yields MEDVASAPVLADPSQPAFSHPSVSLCRNRKSGTANIFQGVNLRQLRRLFHAAGEPDADQKARMVWGNRRVGASEDGVDGEEEDGGMTEVETGLAQALVGLRVRARNRSGLRVESHKDTAGTRWVRAFGHLRINEGSLGQSSDVITREGDDDASALGACGGPGTFEAGSCDQADFLPPDEETQGASGGPRWSWNAVQQKDPERYLHRIRH; encoded by the exons ATGGAGGACGTGGCCTCAGCCCCTGTTCTCGCAGACCCGTCCCAGCCTGCATTTTCCCACCCATCAGTCTCCTTGTGTCGCAACCGCAAGTCTGGAACAGCCAACATCTTTCAGGGGGTGAACCTGAGGCAGCTCAGACGGCTCTTCCACGCAGCTGGGGAACCGGATGCTGACCAGAAAGCTCGGATGGTGTGGGGGAACCGGAGAGTAGGGGCCAGTGAGGATGGGGTGGACGGGGAAGAAGAGGATGGAGGGATGACGGAGGTAGAGACGGGGCTGGCACAGGCGTTGGTGGGACTAAGGGTTCGAGCTCGGAACAGAAGTGGACTCAGGGTGGAGTCTCATAAGGACACTGCAGGAACGAGATGGGTCCGAGCATTTGGTCATCTCAG AATCAACGAGGGGTCACTAGGCCAATCGTCTGATGTCATAACCAGAGAAGGTGATGATGATGCATCTGCTTTGGGAGCCTGTGGAGGGCCGGGCACGTTTGAGGCTGGATCATGTGACCAAGCTGACTTCCTGCCCCCAGACGAAGAGACTCAGGGGGCGTCTGGTGGTCCCAGATGGAGTTGGAATGCTGTTCAGCAGAAAGACCCAGAACGCTACCTGCACCGGATCCGACACTGA
- the LOC127444508 gene encoding protrudin-like isoform X4, which yields MQSAASSPHETPQASGDRAELTQLPTKDPSSVDNSTSELSSPKALTFDLLNMVISFKRMAIYLEPVTDTVEVLRFLLGWRMPLCSLLCCVLLNILFFMLSEGAWVSLLLLGLSAPAVLGYLGDRCQGGASEMAVQKKKHYAVQRRDLQTVHMSKQEALLEVKGMLKRIDDLLMQACLYAESVYKVLYWESHAVSSMFYGSLLALVCLLYTAPVGLSLSMLNSALFLCNKDFCRVLLELKEFVRPCQVQPVEETEPNDPDQGNLLDRTPTPTSVEDLSPGNVEEAEEAEPDDEFKDAIEETQLVMPDDEDVSSGVPEFDTVSDNGLLSRNEPIRSKVSKLTEKLRKRVPSNNTGNCFQCNSAFSVLKKRRNCSNCGVSFCSRCCSYKVFRSTMGATAPDAQRETVFVCATCNTFLSSK from the exons ATGCAGAGCGCTGCTTCTTCTCCTCATGAGACCCCACAGGCGAGCGGAGATCGGGCTGAACTGACCCAGCTGCCTACGAAGGATCCCTCATCAGTGGACAACAGCACCTCTGAGCTGAGCAGCCCCAAAGCGCTGACCTTTGACCTGTTGAACATGGTGATCTCCTTCAAACGGATGGCGATCTACCTGGAGCCCGTCACAGACACAGTGGAGGTGCTGCGCTTTCTGCTTGG ATGGAGGATGCCGCTGTGCTCTCTGTTGTGTTGTGTCCTGCTCAACATCCTCTTCTTCATGCTGAGCGAAG GCGCGTGGGTCTCTCTGCTCCTGCTTGGGCTCTCGGCTCCGGCTGTGCTGGGTTACCTTGGAGACCGTTGCCAGGGCGGTGCCAGCGAAATGGCAGTACAGAAGAAGAAACACTATGCGGTTCAGCGGCGAGACTTGCAGACGGTCCACATGAGCAAACAGGAAGCCCTGCTGGAGGTCAAGGGCAT gctGAAACGCATAGATGACCTCTTGATGCAAGCATGTTTGTATGCAGAGTCTGTGTATAAGGTTTTATACTGGGAGAGTCACGCAGTGTCTTCCAT gttttaTGGTTCTCTCCTGGCCTTGGTTTGTTTACTTTATACGGCCCCTGTGGGTTTGAGTCTGTCTATGCTCAACAGTGCCCTCTTCCTGTGTAACAAAGACTTCTGCAGAg TTCTTTTGGAGTTAAAGGAGTTTGTTCGCCCGTGTCAAGTCCAGCCTGTAGAGGAAACTGAACCAAATGACCCGGATCAGGGAAACCTGCTGGACCGCACGCCCACCCCGACCAGTGTGGAG GATCTTTCTCCTGGCAATGTTGAAGAAGCGGAGGAGGCGGAGCCTGATGATGAGTTTAAAGACGCCATAGAG GAGACTCAACTGGTGATGCCG GATGACGAGGACGTGTCTTCGGGTGTTCCTGAGTTTGACACTGTCTCTGATAATGGACTGTTGAGTCGAAACGAGCCCATCCGCAGTAAAGTGTCCAAACTCACCGAGAAACTACGCAAGCGGGTTCCTTCCAACAACACCG GAAACTGTTTCCAGTGTAATTCAGCATTttctgttttaaagaaaagg AGAAACTGCAGTAACTGTGGTGTCAGCTTCTGTTCCCGCTGTTGCTCTTATAAAGTGTTCCGGTCCACTATGGGAGCCACAG CACCTGATGCCCAGAGagagactgtgtttgtgtgtgctacaTGCAACACCTTCCTCAGCAGCAAGTAG
- the LOC127444508 gene encoding protrudin-like isoform X3: MQSAASSPHETPQASGDRAELTQLPTKDPSSVDNSTSELSSPKALTFDLLNMVISFKRMAIYLEPVTDTVEVLRFLLGWRMPLCSLLCCVLLNILFFMLSEGAWVSLLLLGLSAPAVLGYLGDRCQGGASEMAVQKKKHYAVQRRDLQTVHMSKQEALLEVKGMLKRIDDLLMQACLYAESVYKVLYWESHAVSSMFYGSLLALVCLLYTAPVGLSLSMLNSALFLCNKDFCRVLLELKEFVRPCQVQPVEETEPNDPDQGNLLDRTPTPTSVEDLSPGNVEEAEEAEPDDEFKDAIEETQLVMPEPHLVLVDDEDVSSGVPEFDTVSDNGLLSRNEPIRSKVSKLTEKLRKRVPSNNTGNCFQCNSAFSVLKKRRNCSNCGVSFCSRCCSYKVFRSTMGATAPDAQRETVFVCATCNTFLSSK; encoded by the exons ATGCAGAGCGCTGCTTCTTCTCCTCATGAGACCCCACAGGCGAGCGGAGATCGGGCTGAACTGACCCAGCTGCCTACGAAGGATCCCTCATCAGTGGACAACAGCACCTCTGAGCTGAGCAGCCCCAAAGCGCTGACCTTTGACCTGTTGAACATGGTGATCTCCTTCAAACGGATGGCGATCTACCTGGAGCCCGTCACAGACACAGTGGAGGTGCTGCGCTTTCTGCTTGG ATGGAGGATGCCGCTGTGCTCTCTGTTGTGTTGTGTCCTGCTCAACATCCTCTTCTTCATGCTGAGCGAAG GCGCGTGGGTCTCTCTGCTCCTGCTTGGGCTCTCGGCTCCGGCTGTGCTGGGTTACCTTGGAGACCGTTGCCAGGGCGGTGCCAGCGAAATGGCAGTACAGAAGAAGAAACACTATGCGGTTCAGCGGCGAGACTTGCAGACGGTCCACATGAGCAAACAGGAAGCCCTGCTGGAGGTCAAGGGCAT gctGAAACGCATAGATGACCTCTTGATGCAAGCATGTTTGTATGCAGAGTCTGTGTATAAGGTTTTATACTGGGAGAGTCACGCAGTGTCTTCCAT gttttaTGGTTCTCTCCTGGCCTTGGTTTGTTTACTTTATACGGCCCCTGTGGGTTTGAGTCTGTCTATGCTCAACAGTGCCCTCTTCCTGTGTAACAAAGACTTCTGCAGAg TTCTTTTGGAGTTAAAGGAGTTTGTTCGCCCGTGTCAAGTCCAGCCTGTAGAGGAAACTGAACCAAATGACCCGGATCAGGGAAACCTGCTGGACCGCACGCCCACCCCGACCAGTGTGGAG GATCTTTCTCCTGGCAATGTTGAAGAAGCGGAGGAGGCGGAGCCTGATGATGAGTTTAAAGACGCCATAGAG GAGACTCAACTGGTGATGCCG GAACCTCATCTGGTTTTAGTG GATGACGAGGACGTGTCTTCGGGTGTTCCTGAGTTTGACACTGTCTCTGATAATGGACTGTTGAGTCGAAACGAGCCCATCCGCAGTAAAGTGTCCAAACTCACCGAGAAACTACGCAAGCGGGTTCCTTCCAACAACACCG GAAACTGTTTCCAGTGTAATTCAGCATTttctgttttaaagaaaagg AGAAACTGCAGTAACTGTGGTGTCAGCTTCTGTTCCCGCTGTTGCTCTTATAAAGTGTTCCGGTCCACTATGGGAGCCACAG CACCTGATGCCCAGAGagagactgtgtttgtgtgtgctacaTGCAACACCTTCCTCAGCAGCAAGTAG
- the LOC127444508 gene encoding protrudin-like isoform X1: MQSAASSPHETPQASGDRAELTQLPTKDPSSVDNSTSELSSPKALTFDLLNMVISFKRMAIYLEPVTDTVEVLRFLLGWRMPLCSLLCCVLLNILFFMLSEGAWVSLLLLGLSAPAVLGYLGDRCQGGASEMAVQKKKHYAVQRRDLQTVHMSKQEALLEVKGMLKRIDDLLMQACLYAESVYKVLYWESHAVSSMFYGSLLALVCLLYTAPVGLSLSMLNSALFLCNKDFCRVLLELKEFVRPCQVQPVEETEPNDPDQGNLLDRTPTPTSVEDLSPGNVEEAEEAEPDDEFKDAIEVWPVAYLLRKIQWRRRVSKDDEDVSSGVPEFDTVSDNGLLSRNEPIRSKVSKLTEKLRKRVPSNNTGNCFQCNSAFSVLKKRRNCSNCGVSFCSRCCSYKVFRSTMGATAPDAQRETVFVCATCNTFLSSK, translated from the exons ATGCAGAGCGCTGCTTCTTCTCCTCATGAGACCCCACAGGCGAGCGGAGATCGGGCTGAACTGACCCAGCTGCCTACGAAGGATCCCTCATCAGTGGACAACAGCACCTCTGAGCTGAGCAGCCCCAAAGCGCTGACCTTTGACCTGTTGAACATGGTGATCTCCTTCAAACGGATGGCGATCTACCTGGAGCCCGTCACAGACACAGTGGAGGTGCTGCGCTTTCTGCTTGG ATGGAGGATGCCGCTGTGCTCTCTGTTGTGTTGTGTCCTGCTCAACATCCTCTTCTTCATGCTGAGCGAAG GCGCGTGGGTCTCTCTGCTCCTGCTTGGGCTCTCGGCTCCGGCTGTGCTGGGTTACCTTGGAGACCGTTGCCAGGGCGGTGCCAGCGAAATGGCAGTACAGAAGAAGAAACACTATGCGGTTCAGCGGCGAGACTTGCAGACGGTCCACATGAGCAAACAGGAAGCCCTGCTGGAGGTCAAGGGCAT gctGAAACGCATAGATGACCTCTTGATGCAAGCATGTTTGTATGCAGAGTCTGTGTATAAGGTTTTATACTGGGAGAGTCACGCAGTGTCTTCCAT gttttaTGGTTCTCTCCTGGCCTTGGTTTGTTTACTTTATACGGCCCCTGTGGGTTTGAGTCTGTCTATGCTCAACAGTGCCCTCTTCCTGTGTAACAAAGACTTCTGCAGAg TTCTTTTGGAGTTAAAGGAGTTTGTTCGCCCGTGTCAAGTCCAGCCTGTAGAGGAAACTGAACCAAATGACCCGGATCAGGGAAACCTGCTGGACCGCACGCCCACCCCGACCAGTGTGGAG GATCTTTCTCCTGGCAATGTTGAAGAAGCGGAGGAGGCGGAGCCTGATGATGAGTTTAAAGACGCCATAGAG GTGTGGCCTGTAGCCTATTTGCTAAGAAAGATTCAGTGGAGACGGAGAGTGAGTAAG GATGACGAGGACGTGTCTTCGGGTGTTCCTGAGTTTGACACTGTCTCTGATAATGGACTGTTGAGTCGAAACGAGCCCATCCGCAGTAAAGTGTCCAAACTCACCGAGAAACTACGCAAGCGGGTTCCTTCCAACAACACCG GAAACTGTTTCCAGTGTAATTCAGCATTttctgttttaaagaaaagg AGAAACTGCAGTAACTGTGGTGTCAGCTTCTGTTCCCGCTGTTGCTCTTATAAAGTGTTCCGGTCCACTATGGGAGCCACAG CACCTGATGCCCAGAGagagactgtgtttgtgtgtgctacaTGCAACACCTTCCTCAGCAGCAAGTAG
- the LOC127444508 gene encoding protrudin-like isoform X2, with the protein MQSAASSPHETPQASGDRAELTQLPTKDPSSVDNSTSELSSPKALTFDLLNMVISFKRMAIYLEPVTDTVEVLRFLLGWRMPLCSLLCCVLLNILFFMLSEGAWVSLLLLGLSAPAVLGYLGDRCQGGASEMAVQKKKHYAVQRRDLQTVHMSKQEALLEVKGMLKRIDDLLMQACLYAESVYKVLYWESHAVSSMFYGSLLALVCLLYTAPVGLSLSMLNSALFLCNKDFCRVLLELKEFVRPCQVQPVEETEPNDPDQGNLLDRTPTPTSVEDLSPGNVEEAEEAEPDDEFKDAIEVWPVAYLLRKIQWRRRDDEDVSSGVPEFDTVSDNGLLSRNEPIRSKVSKLTEKLRKRVPSNNTGNCFQCNSAFSVLKKRRNCSNCGVSFCSRCCSYKVFRSTMGATAPDAQRETVFVCATCNTFLSSK; encoded by the exons ATGCAGAGCGCTGCTTCTTCTCCTCATGAGACCCCACAGGCGAGCGGAGATCGGGCTGAACTGACCCAGCTGCCTACGAAGGATCCCTCATCAGTGGACAACAGCACCTCTGAGCTGAGCAGCCCCAAAGCGCTGACCTTTGACCTGTTGAACATGGTGATCTCCTTCAAACGGATGGCGATCTACCTGGAGCCCGTCACAGACACAGTGGAGGTGCTGCGCTTTCTGCTTGG ATGGAGGATGCCGCTGTGCTCTCTGTTGTGTTGTGTCCTGCTCAACATCCTCTTCTTCATGCTGAGCGAAG GCGCGTGGGTCTCTCTGCTCCTGCTTGGGCTCTCGGCTCCGGCTGTGCTGGGTTACCTTGGAGACCGTTGCCAGGGCGGTGCCAGCGAAATGGCAGTACAGAAGAAGAAACACTATGCGGTTCAGCGGCGAGACTTGCAGACGGTCCACATGAGCAAACAGGAAGCCCTGCTGGAGGTCAAGGGCAT gctGAAACGCATAGATGACCTCTTGATGCAAGCATGTTTGTATGCAGAGTCTGTGTATAAGGTTTTATACTGGGAGAGTCACGCAGTGTCTTCCAT gttttaTGGTTCTCTCCTGGCCTTGGTTTGTTTACTTTATACGGCCCCTGTGGGTTTGAGTCTGTCTATGCTCAACAGTGCCCTCTTCCTGTGTAACAAAGACTTCTGCAGAg TTCTTTTGGAGTTAAAGGAGTTTGTTCGCCCGTGTCAAGTCCAGCCTGTAGAGGAAACTGAACCAAATGACCCGGATCAGGGAAACCTGCTGGACCGCACGCCCACCCCGACCAGTGTGGAG GATCTTTCTCCTGGCAATGTTGAAGAAGCGGAGGAGGCGGAGCCTGATGATGAGTTTAAAGACGCCATAGAG GTGTGGCCTGTAGCCTATTTGCTAAGAAAGATTCAGTGGAGACGGAGA GATGACGAGGACGTGTCTTCGGGTGTTCCTGAGTTTGACACTGTCTCTGATAATGGACTGTTGAGTCGAAACGAGCCCATCCGCAGTAAAGTGTCCAAACTCACCGAGAAACTACGCAAGCGGGTTCCTTCCAACAACACCG GAAACTGTTTCCAGTGTAATTCAGCATTttctgttttaaagaaaagg AGAAACTGCAGTAACTGTGGTGTCAGCTTCTGTTCCCGCTGTTGCTCTTATAAAGTGTTCCGGTCCACTATGGGAGCCACAG CACCTGATGCCCAGAGagagactgtgtttgtgtgtgctacaTGCAACACCTTCCTCAGCAGCAAGTAG
- the LOC127444508 gene encoding protrudin-like isoform X5 has translation MQSAASSPHETPQASGDRAELTQLPTKDPSSVDNSTSELSSPKALTFDLLNMVISFKRMAIYLEPVTDTVEVLRFLLGWRMPLCSLLCCVLLNILFFMLSEGAWVSLLLLGLSAPAVLGYLGDRCQGGASEMAVQKKKHYAVQRRDLQTVHMSKQEALLEVKGMLKRIDDLLMQACLYAESVYKVLYWESHAVSSMFYGSLLALVCLLYTAPVGLSLSMLNSALFLCNKDFCRVLLELKEFVRPCQVQPVEETEPNDPDQGNLLDRTPTPTSVEDLSPGNVEEAEEAEPDDEFKDAIEDDEDVSSGVPEFDTVSDNGLLSRNEPIRSKVSKLTEKLRKRVPSNNTGNCFQCNSAFSVLKKRRNCSNCGVSFCSRCCSYKVFRSTMGATAPDAQRETVFVCATCNTFLSSK, from the exons ATGCAGAGCGCTGCTTCTTCTCCTCATGAGACCCCACAGGCGAGCGGAGATCGGGCTGAACTGACCCAGCTGCCTACGAAGGATCCCTCATCAGTGGACAACAGCACCTCTGAGCTGAGCAGCCCCAAAGCGCTGACCTTTGACCTGTTGAACATGGTGATCTCCTTCAAACGGATGGCGATCTACCTGGAGCCCGTCACAGACACAGTGGAGGTGCTGCGCTTTCTGCTTGG ATGGAGGATGCCGCTGTGCTCTCTGTTGTGTTGTGTCCTGCTCAACATCCTCTTCTTCATGCTGAGCGAAG GCGCGTGGGTCTCTCTGCTCCTGCTTGGGCTCTCGGCTCCGGCTGTGCTGGGTTACCTTGGAGACCGTTGCCAGGGCGGTGCCAGCGAAATGGCAGTACAGAAGAAGAAACACTATGCGGTTCAGCGGCGAGACTTGCAGACGGTCCACATGAGCAAACAGGAAGCCCTGCTGGAGGTCAAGGGCAT gctGAAACGCATAGATGACCTCTTGATGCAAGCATGTTTGTATGCAGAGTCTGTGTATAAGGTTTTATACTGGGAGAGTCACGCAGTGTCTTCCAT gttttaTGGTTCTCTCCTGGCCTTGGTTTGTTTACTTTATACGGCCCCTGTGGGTTTGAGTCTGTCTATGCTCAACAGTGCCCTCTTCCTGTGTAACAAAGACTTCTGCAGAg TTCTTTTGGAGTTAAAGGAGTTTGTTCGCCCGTGTCAAGTCCAGCCTGTAGAGGAAACTGAACCAAATGACCCGGATCAGGGAAACCTGCTGGACCGCACGCCCACCCCGACCAGTGTGGAG GATCTTTCTCCTGGCAATGTTGAAGAAGCGGAGGAGGCGGAGCCTGATGATGAGTTTAAAGACGCCATAGAG GATGACGAGGACGTGTCTTCGGGTGTTCCTGAGTTTGACACTGTCTCTGATAATGGACTGTTGAGTCGAAACGAGCCCATCCGCAGTAAAGTGTCCAAACTCACCGAGAAACTACGCAAGCGGGTTCCTTCCAACAACACCG GAAACTGTTTCCAGTGTAATTCAGCATTttctgttttaaagaaaagg AGAAACTGCAGTAACTGTGGTGTCAGCTTCTGTTCCCGCTGTTGCTCTTATAAAGTGTTCCGGTCCACTATGGGAGCCACAG CACCTGATGCCCAGAGagagactgtgtttgtgtgtgctacaTGCAACACCTTCCTCAGCAGCAAGTAG